From the Aquarana catesbeiana isolate 2022-GZ linkage group LG10, ASM4218655v1, whole genome shotgun sequence genome, the window taaaaaactgaatttttttttttttttaatttttatttttttatattttgttataaaaaatttaaaacgggtaatttttctccttcattgatgtacgctgatgaggcggcagtgatgggcactgataggcggcagtgatgagcactgatgggtggcagtgatgggcagcactggcaggtgacactgattggcactacaggtgggcattgataggtggcacttgtgggcattgataggtggcacttgttggcactgttaggtggcactgtgggcaccgctaggtggcactgtgggcagtgtgaGGTGGCACttttagggggcactgatgaggcagatgtgcctcttccactttgggaccgatgtccctgacatctcagccggtgatcggcttttttttctactcgcgctgtcagcgtgagtaaaaaaataaaaaaacgattaccgatcttttgtttacatcatgtgatcagctgtcattggctgacagctgatcacatggtaaggggccgggaccagccccctactcggatcggtgatcagccgagtctcagtgacggcgcgcgcagggagcgtgcacaggggaggccatcatatgacggcctcccgggaatgcaggtccgcgctgtggccgtcattcggccatagtgcggatgtctagtggttaatttTATTAttctttccaattttttttttttttacatatttttaatttattttttacaatttatttttaggagccccattgggggcctTGGTGGAATATCAAGGGTCTAGACcaccacttttgagacagagaaagggattgaggacagagcttccccagcccctttctctgcagcctcagctgcactgggcagtgaactaatgggaagtgctctgtgctgagtggcttcctgttcattcacaaactgaagcctagtaaacatagtttactaggcttcagttaagaatgaacacagaagCGACTGGCACAGATCATTCACTGTGTTCTTTCAAAAAAGGAAGGGGGCCAGTAAATgaaatatttactggccccttctcctgctccccatcctgaaacatcccctgcagcagccggcgggagaggagagaagggaagctggcagcactaaaGGGTTGAGACAGGGCACCAGGAAGCAGGGGAAATCGGCACTGCGCAGGGTGAATAGGGTGTGCCCACGCatacccggcacaccctgtgcacatgctcATGTCTGTTGATCTTGTAAAAAATGTAGCaatcttgtcacttcctgtgaattAAGCTGAAACATGTAATTTTTCGTCCTTGCTATTTTCTGTAAACTACAAATGAACCCCCTCACCCACATTGGAGGTAAAGAGAGGAAGACTTGCTTGTAATCAAAATCAGGAGAGCAGCTTATAGCTACAgtaaaatcagtgagaactgacatCAAGGAAGCATATTATTCATGGGATTATTAAGTGAACAGAAATGAAAAAAgcccctaaaaaaagaaaacaaatgcaaccaacacatctaaagactggtgagCTGCtattaaatgtttaaatgtttgttttttttaaaacccaaCTGAAGTCCTGTTTTTTATACTTGATATTCAGTTAGGCTGTTTTCTAAAAAAAAGCTGGGTATCCCACAGCTAATCAGTAATGGCCCTATTTGCAAGTGTGAATGAAACCTAGAAAGCAAGACTGGATAACTGTACCTAGTAAAGGCCATTGTAGACTCTTTATTCCCAACAGCTGGCACCTACAGATACAATGGTTCTaattagataatatatatatatataataatgtatgtCCTTGTTCCACAGGTCCTTCACTCGGATGCCTCATACTGCAAGACCCTACTAGATGACAACAGCTCCTCCGCACTTATAATTCTGGGTTTCGTCATGATGTCCCCACTCATTGTCCTGGCTATGGCGGTGTACTGTGGTCTGGCACGTCGCTTACGTCTCTTCATGCTCTTCCAGCCTTACACACGAGCTCTCTACAAGGGGGTGCGATGGAGGTGGTATGACGAGGGAGGAATATGTAGCTGTGTCAGGGAATGGAATAATCATGTGAAGGCCTGGGTATAGAAAAATCTGGGACTGTTCTGAGGAGCTTTTATTTGACATCCATGCGGAAGTGCCATCACAAGCTGCATCCCCAATTAAACAACATCAAACAAACTTGAGTCTACTGGCATCCTAGTTAAGACATCTGAAAGACATTTTGCTTTCCCTGGCTGGTGACATACGTGTGACATAATATCTTGTGATGACTGATTGTAAAATATATGAACTGCTAGAACAGAGTTGGGCAACCATTTAGATATTAGGGACTAAAAAGTGGCACCATATTTCTTTAAAAAGGAAACCCAAACTGAGTTGCCAGCGCTAACTCTTTTTTAAATTGCTGGTTCTATGACTGCTCAGTGATTTCAGTGCTTTCTGAATAAATTACCTAAATCAGACACTCAAATAGGGGTTCTGACTTCACTCTGCAGCAGCTTTAATTGCTTCCTGTGCTAATTATTTAGTATTTAAGTGTCAGTCACTTAAATTTGTTAGACTTGGGACTCAATACCTTAAATCAATATCCTAAATGAACTTAAAAACCATGTTTATTGTAAACAGGTATGTTAGTGGTGGCTAAGTACTGTCCCCCAACaggagcaaaaattaaaaaaaactcatGTTACACCAGACACTGGCACTCACAAAGTGTTTATGGTCTGATTAGACTATTTGAAGACTTTGCGATCCCAAAGCTCAACTCCAGCAAACTTGAACATTCCGTCTTGCAGTGTGGCTGAATCTGCAATGCAGGAGTTAAGGGCTTGTTTAGTCTGGGAcagaaaaaagcatttttacttacctgatgATCCTGTTCTCCCAGCTGaaggcagtggactgtcccttggcatcctcacatccaatgcagggcttgatgacgtcaggaccttagactgctggaacatgggggagaagatgctgtggggaccagtctagcagAATGGAGTAGTAGAGGATCGAGTATGTAAATCTACTTAAACAAGTCCCATAGACCAAGTACCTTTTCTTTAGCGTAtcaatatgggatgtggtgcttgaaAGACTGACCCCTCTATACAATAAAtaagtcccctagacctaaacaagcaattaacccttttaGTGGAGGTGTACCCCCACTGCAGGGGAGAATTTTCAatgtcctggagttcagctttaaaatgaatACCGGGGATTATTTTTAGTTTTTCTTATCAATAAATACAGACGCAACTTCAACTTCAATATGGAATAAGCTGCAGTTGTTTTGAAACCACTTTTGTCAGGTGCGCATAAGACTCAAGTCTCTAAATTGTAACCCGTGTGTTATTTGCCATAACAATTGTTATTTTCAGCTATGGGACTGTTATTTGTAGTCATTATAGCAAATAACGATTTCTATAGCTTAGCGAATTGAGTCTGTAGACTCCTAATATGCAGTCATAACCATGAAACCACCACTACACGAGAACCACTAAATGCAGATAAACCTGAAGACATTAGACTCAATTCACCAACCTTTAATGATCATTATTTTCTATAATGACCATTATTTCCAGCAAAGAAGGACAATAAGTGCTAAAAAAAACATAGTCCCATGGCTGAAAATAACAATTGCTACAGCAAATAACATGTTCTAGCCTAGCAAACTAAGCCCTTTTATCTGATTTTTTGCACCCCCTTATTGCTACAATAAATTGGATGGCTTTGGCACTATTGTCCACCGGCTTGCCAGTTGCCTGCTGTTGGTAAGTTAAAGCTTAATGAGGAAAAGGTTGCTAACCCCTAGGCTGTTGATTTGGATCATGCCTT encodes:
- the TMEM278 gene encoding transmembrane protein 88B, with the translated sequence MSDQEIEDFDVDSISDTSRMIPSLPPYNMDDQLLPMETRSRWGCWIWTVFVSAANFLAFLVNSLVLAVIFSIVLTPTIIVVYFGFKCHSRVLHSDASYCKTLLDDNSSSALIILGFVMMSPLIVLAMAVYCGLARRLRLFMLFQPYTRALYKGVRWRWYDEGGICSCVREWNNHVKAWV